The following are from one region of the Cetobacterium somerae genome:
- a CDS encoding ParA family protein, with protein sequence MIKKLSFSYKKDGRLNGCRLNLSKDILNFLSITEENNNIIFEYKNDEIILKYGKTLVEQEQKTENGKILLLIKNYKVKFDKVGKYKSPKLVIPLPIINSLGLTEEKKDVVITLLDDAVSIKPNVEGKVDRKGKVYTIKVNKGGVGKTFLTVQLSVGLSLIGKKVLILTSDSQNNVLDYTAPQEHKPIFDSGLKAFVKGEDGDIVRIRENVDFIPLEDSKFSTTFLNNLPKFIEKMKTEYDFVLIDSIPTMKLDTIFVECSDKVIIPCFCDRVTVEGVINVVEEAGIDKIFSIIVNKYRNTTNQNKYLDDLKNVLGQTTILLPEPIKELSQIETLLEKGKSIWETNSKGLQEVQDSLIEVIKGM encoded by the coding sequence ATGATAAAAAAATTATCGTTTTCATATAAAAAAGATGGAAGATTAAATGGGTGTAGATTAAATTTATCTAAAGACATTTTAAATTTTTTATCTATAACTGAGGAAAACAATAACATTATTTTTGAATATAAAAATGATGAAATTATTTTAAAATATGGAAAAACTTTAGTAGAGCAAGAGCAAAAAACGGAAAATGGAAAAATTCTTTTATTAATAAAAAATTATAAAGTTAAATTTGATAAAGTAGGAAAATATAAGTCACCAAAATTAGTAATTCCGTTGCCTATTATAAATAGTTTAGGCTTAACGGAAGAGAAAAAAGATGTTGTAATTACACTATTAGATGACGCTGTGAGTATAAAGCCAAATGTGGAGGGAAAAGTGGATAGAAAAGGAAAAGTATATACAATAAAAGTTAATAAAGGTGGAGTAGGAAAAACTTTTTTAACAGTTCAATTATCAGTTGGACTATCATTAATTGGGAAAAAAGTATTAATTTTAACATCAGATTCTCAAAATAATGTGTTAGACTATACAGCTCCACAAGAACATAAACCTATTTTTGATAGTGGTTTAAAAGCTTTTGTAAAAGGTGAAGATGGAGATATTGTAAGAATAAGAGAAAATGTTGATTTTATTCCACTTGAGGATTCTAAATTTTCTACAACATTTTTAAATAATCTTCCTAAATTTATAGAAAAAATGAAGACAGAATATGATTTTGTTTTAATTGACAGTATTCCAACTATGAAATTGGATACAATATTTGTAGAGTGTTCAGATAAAGTTATTATTCCTTGTTTCTGCGATAGAGTTACAGTTGAAGGAGTTATAAATGTAGTAGAAGAAGCTGGTATTGATAAGATATTTTCGATAATAGTTAATAAATATAGGAATACAACAAATCAAAATAAATATTTAGATGATTTAAAAAATGTTTTAGGACAAACAACAATACTTCTTCCTGAGCCAATAAAAGAGTTATCGCAAATTGAGACTCTTTTAGAAAAAGGAAAAAGTATTTGGGAAACAAATTCAAAAGGATTACAAGAAGTTCAGGATAGTTTAATAGAAGTTATAAAAGGGATGTAA
- a CDS encoding FMN-binding protein: MKKILIFSFLISTVTFSSESIGVGKDDKYGYEIKLKLEKDSNGKIKNIELLEDNTKKSISKKVLPKLIEEAKIKNSADIDSVAGATYTSDVFKKALKAALENTK; encoded by the coding sequence ATGAAAAAAATATTAATCTTTAGTTTTTTAATTTCAACTGTAACTTTTAGTAGTGAATCTATTGGAGTTGGTAAAGATGATAAATATGGATACGAAATTAAATTAAAACTAGAAAAAGATTCAAATGGTAAAATTAAAAATATTGAACTTTTAGAAGATAATACAAAGAAAAGTATTTCGAAAAAAGTACTTCCTAAATTAATAGAAGAAGCAAAAATTAAAAATTCAGCAGATATAGATTCAGTTGCTGGAGCCACATATACATCTGATGTTTTTAAAAAGGCTTTAAAAGCTGCTCTTGAAAATACCAAATAA
- a CDS encoding DUF1971 domain-containing protein encodes MKCNCEKEKIDLKRLNPDIEGDASEVIEEEIQETIEDDKLADVKLYDNLIFPEGLEKVGETPWMNEQNVFPDILKKHMAPKDKLGYLIVKKGELEFVWEDEKEKVYTVDAKHPLIIYPERYHHVILRGPVEFKIKFYKFDVDRVKDMSALRPGEEFIKK; translated from the coding sequence ATGAAATGTAACTGTGAAAAAGAAAAAATAGATTTAAAAAGACTAAATCCAGATATTGAAGGGGATGCTAGTGAAGTTATTGAAGAGGAGATACAGGAAACAATTGAAGATGACAAGTTGGCAGATGTAAAACTTTATGATAATTTAATTTTCCCAGAGGGATTGGAAAAAGTTGGAGAAACACCGTGGATGAATGAACAAAATGTTTTCCCCGATATTTTGAAAAAACATATGGCTCCAAAGGATAAGTTAGGTTACCTTATTGTAAAAAAAGGTGAGCTTGAGTTTGTATGGGAAGATGAAAAAGAAAAAGTCTATACAGTAGATGCAAAACATCCTCTTATTATTTATCCAGAAAGATACCATCACGTTATTTTAAGAGGGCCAGTGGAATTTAAAATAAAATTTTATAAATTTGATGTAGATAGAGTTAAAGATATGAGTGCTCTTAGACCAGGAGAGGAATTTATAAAAAAATAA
- a CDS encoding winged helix-turn-helix transcriptional regulator, with translation MREITCPLEAVFFILRGKWTPIILWRMRLGNQRLTDLKKDIIGCNEKMLIQHLNDMIENGLLEKIEYNVYPKHTEYRLTEFGKELIPTFAKFQELGIKYLQKSELLTDDK, from the coding sequence ATGAGAGAAATAACTTGTCCTTTAGAAGCTGTTTTCTTTATCTTAAGAGGAAAATGGACCCCTATTATTTTATGGAGAATGCGTTTAGGAAATCAACGTCTAACTGATTTAAAAAAAGATATTATTGGTTGTAATGAAAAAATGTTGATCCAACATTTAAATGATATGATTGAAAATGGACTTTTAGAAAAAATTGAATATAATGTTTATCCAAAACATACTGAATATAGATTAACTGAGTTTGGAAAAGAGCTAATTCCTACTTTTGCAAAATTTCAAGAGTTAGGAATTAAATACTTACAAAAAAGTGAGTTATTAACAGATGATAAATAG
- a CDS encoding YbhB/YbcL family Raf kinase inhibitor-like protein, whose product MKKNILLTLSALSISAFGFTLESNGIENGYIKEKYGKHGAQNLNGMPSLSFPLEWKNAPKNTKSYALVMEDFDAIPVTGFSWIHWIAIIPKTTTKLQENASLENKEIIQGVNSWISSIGGLNKSDASHFGGPAPPDTDHTYNITIYALDKEINLQPGFYLNELYAKMNDHILDKVTLNAKYKK is encoded by the coding sequence ATGAAAAAAAATATTTTATTAACATTAAGTGCTTTATCTATTTCAGCTTTTGGATTTACTTTAGAAAGCAATGGTATAGAAAATGGATATATAAAAGAAAAATATGGTAAACATGGAGCTCAAAATCTAAATGGTATGCCTAGTTTATCTTTTCCTTTAGAATGGAAAAATGCTCCTAAAAATACTAAAAGTTATGCTTTAGTTATGGAAGATTTTGATGCTATTCCTGTTACAGGATTTTCTTGGATACATTGGATTGCAATTATTCCTAAAACAACTACTAAACTTCAAGAAAATGCTAGCTTAGAAAATAAAGAGATAATTCAAGGTGTTAATAGCTGGATCTCTTCTATAGGAGGATTAAATAAAAGTGATGCCTCACATTTTGGAGGTCCTGCACCACCAGATACAGATCATACTTATAACATTACTATCTACGCTCTAGACAAAGAGATCAATTTACAACCTGGATTTTATTTAAATGAACTTTATGCTAAGATGAATGATCATATTCTAGATAAAGTTACATTAAACGCTAAATATAAAAAATAA
- a CDS encoding ABC transporter substrate-binding protein, giving the protein MKKIILSGILLGSLALVGCEKEKEKNIIIGTPSRIKKLDPMVSNDIPSLLVTNQIFETFLYYENKELKSNILDEYIFINDTLELTPKKDLKFSNGDSVTIEDFKNSLERTLTHPGCKFLTGNIDTIKINRNKVVITFKVATPSILNNMTYPMIVLLKETNKGLVGTGSFKLDKEDIDTIELSPNNYSKNPGKNKIIFRAIPEDNARTMALEAEEIQINTNVPPIDKELVKSKGIQVIETPSVTTEMVWFNNEKLTLEERAKISKAINKADLIATSLEGSGTIATSMIPKNSYGFSPNTKEIEVEDVEINRTLKIILNDVGTRKTNAQIIQANLKEVGIESEIIILDWAKYLDSSAKGEHDLLLGGWVNGTFDAEGVLYPLFHSQNAPEAGRRTLYSNKEFDSLLELSRTYDLEKREDYLKKSAEKLYEDYAILPLYYPNYSVGITNNIAGFKGDERGLYNFSQLNFKN; this is encoded by the coding sequence ATGAAAAAAATTATTTTGTCTGGAATTTTATTAGGAAGTTTAGCATTAGTAGGTTGCGAAAAAGAAAAGGAAAAAAATATTATAATCGGAACGCCATCTAGAATAAAAAAACTAGATCCTATGGTATCTAATGATATTCCTTCATTACTTGTTACTAATCAAATTTTTGAAACATTTTTATACTATGAAAATAAAGAATTAAAGTCTAATATACTTGATGAATACATCTTTATAAACGATACTTTAGAACTTACTCCAAAAAAAGATTTAAAATTTTCCAATGGAGATTCTGTTACTATTGAAGATTTTAAAAATAGTCTTGAGAGAACTTTAACTCATCCTGGATGTAAATTTCTAACTGGAAATATTGACACTATAAAAATAAATAGAAATAAAGTTGTAATTACTTTTAAAGTTGCCACACCTTCAATTTTAAATAATATGACATATCCAATGATTGTTCTTTTAAAAGAAACTAATAAAGGATTAGTTGGAACTGGTTCTTTCAAATTGGATAAAGAAGATATTGATACTATTGAATTATCACCAAATAATTATTCTAAAAATCCTGGGAAAAATAAAATCATATTTAGAGCTATTCCTGAAGATAATGCTAGAACAATGGCTTTAGAGGCCGAGGAAATTCAAATCAACACCAATGTTCCTCCTATTGATAAAGAGTTAGTAAAAAGTAAAGGAATACAAGTTATTGAAACTCCCTCTGTAACTACAGAAATGGTTTGGTTTAATAATGAAAAATTAACTTTAGAAGAAAGAGCAAAAATATCCAAAGCAATAAATAAAGCAGATTTAATAGCTACTTCTTTAGAAGGAAGTGGAACTATTGCAACGTCTATGATTCCTAAAAATTCATATGGTTTTTCTCCTAACACGAAAGAAATAGAAGTAGAAGATGTTGAAATAAATCGTACCTTAAAAATTATTTTAAATGACGTTGGAACCAGAAAAACAAATGCTCAAATAATCCAAGCTAATTTAAAAGAGGTTGGAATTGAATCTGAAATTATAATTTTAGATTGGGCTAAGTATTTAGATTCTTCTGCTAAAGGAGAGCACGATCTTCTTCTTGGTGGATGGGTTAATGGAACTTTCGATGCTGAAGGAGTACTATATCCTTTGTTTCACTCTCAAAATGCTCCTGAAGCAGGCAGAAGGACACTATATAGTAATAAAGAGTTCGATTCTCTTCTAGAGCTTTCTAGAACTTATGATTTAGAGAAAAGAGAAGACTATCTAAAAAAATCTGCCGAGAAATTATATGAAGATTATGCTATTTTACCATTGTATTATCCTAATTACTCTGTTGGTATTACAAATAATATTGCAGGATTTAAAGGTGACGAAAGAGGACTTTATAATTTTTCTCAATTAAATTTTAAAAATTAG
- a CDS encoding peroxiredoxin-like family protein, which produces MVNVLEKKLSERRESAKNRISPEILSKMLEATQSLKNSELEKEAFNIGDKIEDMILLNNLGDKVSIMEVLGKQPAIISFYRGTWCPYCNLELSTYNKLLKDKNKIKMIAISPERPESSINVENLNFEVLSDIDNKFAKKLNLTFDITETIESIYDGFGINLEKSQGKKSRILPIPATYIVDSSGVIVYAYIDADYTKRAEPKDVIDKYLELIK; this is translated from the coding sequence ATGGTGAATGTTCTTGAAAAAAAATTATCAGAAAGAAGAGAGTCAGCTAAAAATAGGATAAGTCCAGAAATATTATCTAAAATGTTAGAAGCTACTCAAAGTTTAAAAAATAGTGAATTAGAAAAAGAGGCATTTAATATTGGAGATAAAATAGAAGATATGATTTTATTAAATAATTTAGGAGACAAAGTGTCTATAATGGAAGTTTTAGGAAAACAACCAGCAATTATAAGTTTTTATAGAGGAACTTGGTGTCCATATTGTAATTTAGAATTATCTACATACAATAAGTTATTAAAGGATAAAAATAAAATTAAAATGATAGCAATCTCTCCAGAAAGACCAGAGAGTTCTATTAATGTTGAAAATCTCAACTTTGAAGTTCTTTCAGATATTGATAATAAGTTTGCTAAAAAATTAAATCTGACATTTGATATAACTGAAACAATTGAAAGTATCTATGATGGATTTGGAATTAACTTAGAAAAATCTCAAGGCAAGAAAAGTAGAATTCTTCCAATTCCTGCAACTTATATAGTAGATTCATCAGGAGTTATTGTGTATGCCTATATAGATGCTGATTATACAAAAAGGGCAGAACCAAAAGATGTTATAGATAAGTATTTAGAACTTATAAAATAA
- a CDS encoding arsenate-mycothiol transferase ArsC, which produces MKTIAFVCKGNSFKSIICERFAKELTNDFIIVSAGTNPADKVNVEGARIMEARGLSMDGYRPHSLDSLPENIDYLVKMGCAVECPFVPAKETIDFDMDKYPAKTFEEKEIVVDLLEKKVKEFIKSISK; this is translated from the coding sequence ATGAAAACAATCGCTTTTGTATGTAAAGGAAATTCTTTTAAAAGTATAATTTGTGAGAGATTTGCAAAGGAATTAACAAATGATTTTATAATAGTTAGTGCTGGTACAAACCCTGCAGATAAAGTAAATGTAGAAGGTGCTAGAATTATGGAAGCAAGAGGACTTTCTATGGATGGATATAGACCTCATTCTCTAGATAGCCTTCCAGAAAATATTGATTATCTTGTTAAAATGGGATGTGCTGTAGAGTGTCCATTTGTTCCTGCCAAAGAAACTATTGATTTCGATATGGATAAATACCCTGCGAAAACTTTTGAAGAGAAAGAAATTGTAGTGGATCTTCTAGAAAAAAAAGTTAAAGAATTCATAAAATCAATCTCTAAATAA
- a CDS encoding YbaK/EbsC family protein, with the protein MAIEKVKEYFKGFGIENRIQEFEVSSATVELAAEALQCEPCRIAKTLSFVINDNPILIVTAGDTKIDNSKYKEQFKSKAKMLKFDEVLEIIGHEVGGVCPFGVNENVDIYLDSSLKRFKTVFPACGSSNSAIELTIEEIEKYTPFISWVDVCKK; encoded by the coding sequence ATGGCAATTGAAAAGGTTAAAGAATATTTTAAGGGATTTGGAATTGAAAATAGAATTCAAGAGTTTGAGGTATCTAGTGCTACGGTGGAGTTAGCAGCAGAAGCCTTACAGTGTGAACCGTGTAGAATAGCAAAGACGCTATCTTTTGTCATTAATGATAATCCTATTTTAATTGTGACTGCGGGGGATACAAAAATTGATAATTCAAAATACAAAGAGCAGTTTAAATCAAAAGCTAAGATGCTTAAATTTGATGAAGTATTAGAAATTATTGGACATGAAGTTGGAGGAGTTTGTCCATTTGGAGTTAATGAAAATGTAGATATTTATTTAGATAGTTCTTTAAAAAGATTTAAAACTGTATTTCCAGCTTGTGGAAGTAGTAACAGTGCGATTGAATTAACAATAGAGGAAATAGAAAAATATACACCTTTTATTTCGTGGGTTGATGTATGCAAAAAATAG
- a CDS encoding YwbE family protein: MTGKNRKDIKAGLRVMIVKKEDQRTGKLTEGVVKDILTNSSTHPHGIKVRLQDGTVGRIQQIKTI; the protein is encoded by the coding sequence ATGACAGGAAAAAATAGAAAAGATATTAAAGCAGGATTAAGAGTTATGATAGTAAAAAAAGAAGACCAACGAACTGGAAAACTTACTGAAGGAGTTGTTAAAGATATTCTTACAAACTCGAGCACACACCCTCACGGAATAAAAGTTAGACTTCAAGATGGAACTGTTGGTAGAATCCAACAAATCAAAACTATTTAA
- a CDS encoding cold-shock protein — MKGTVKWFNEEKGFGFITGEDGKDVFAHFSQIKKDGFKSLKENEEVEFDVVKGDRGLQAENIVSAK, encoded by the coding sequence ATGAAAGGTACAGTAAAATGGTTTAACGAAGAAAAAGGATTTGGATTTATCACTGGTGAGGATGGGAAAGATGTATTCGCACACTTCTCTCAAATCAAAAAAGACGGATTCAAGTCTTTAAAAGAAAACGAAGAAGTAGAATTCGATGTTGTTAAAGGTGACAGAGGATTACAAGCTGAGAACATTGTTTCTGCAAAGTAA
- the arsB gene encoding ACR3 family arsenite efflux transporter yields the protein MGFFEKYLSIWVGICIVLGVAIGVFIPAVPETLSLFEYSNVSIPVAILIWLMIYPMMLKIDFTSIINATKNTKGLTVTCVTNWLVKPFTMYLISVLFFKVIFKNLIPLNLADEYIAGAVLLGAAPCTAMVFVWSQLTKGNPAYTLVQVAVNDLILLIGFVPIVALLLGINNVIVPYDTLILSVVLFVVIPLILGIVSRHYIIKTKGINYFKEIFLKKFDKITIAGLLLTLTIIFSFQGRKIIDNPMDILLISIPLTIQTFFIFFFAYGWAKIWKLPHEIASPAGMIGASNFFELAVAVAISLFGLNSGATLATVVGVLVEVPVMLILVNISNRTRGYFIENCKEKKIIKI from the coding sequence ATGGGATTTTTTGAAAAATATCTATCTATTTGGGTAGGAATATGTATAGTTTTAGGTGTGGCTATTGGAGTTTTTATACCTGCAGTACCTGAGACACTTTCGCTTTTTGAATATTCGAACGTTTCTATACCTGTTGCAATTTTAATCTGGTTAATGATCTATCCAATGATGTTAAAAATAGATTTTACATCGATTATTAATGCAACTAAAAATACAAAAGGACTAACAGTAACTTGTGTAACTAACTGGTTAGTTAAGCCTTTTACAATGTATTTAATATCAGTTTTATTCTTTAAAGTAATTTTTAAAAATTTAATACCACTTAATTTAGCTGATGAATATATTGCAGGAGCAGTACTTTTAGGAGCAGCTCCATGCACTGCTATGGTTTTTGTTTGGAGTCAGCTTACAAAAGGTAATCCTGCATACACATTAGTTCAAGTAGCAGTTAACGACCTAATTTTACTTATTGGATTTGTACCAATAGTAGCATTGTTATTGGGAATAAATAATGTTATTGTTCCTTATGATACTTTGATTCTTTCTGTTGTGTTATTTGTTGTTATTCCTTTAATTTTAGGAATAGTTTCTAGACACTACATTATTAAAACTAAAGGAATCAATTACTTTAAAGAGATATTTCTTAAAAAGTTTGATAAAATAACTATAGCTGGTTTACTTTTAACACTGACAATTATTTTCTCTTTCCAAGGAAGAAAAATAATCGATAATCCAATGGATATATTACTTATATCTATTCCATTAACAATCCAAACATTCTTTATATTCTTCTTTGCATATGGATGGGCTAAAATTTGGAAGCTACCTCATGAGATTGCTTCACCTGCAGGAATGATTGGAGCAAGTAATTTCTTTGAACTTGCCGTAGCTGTAGCAATATCTTTATTTGGGTTAAATTCTGGAGCAACTTTAGCTACAGTAGTTGGAGTTCTTGTTGAAGTACCTGTTATGCTTATATTAGTTAATATATCTAATAGAACAAGAGGATATTTTATAGAAAACTGTAAAGAAAAGAAAATAATAAAAATTTAG
- a CDS encoding glutaredoxin family protein, with translation MKIILFTLPTCKYCIPAKELLKDRKDIKIIDLESHEELAIKYGIRSVPTLIEERCNEFKSYVGLDQIQEFIKKNTCSKPCCKDN, from the coding sequence ATGAAAATTATATTATTCACATTACCAACTTGTAAGTATTGTATACCGGCTAAAGAATTATTAAAGGATAGAAAAGATATCAAAATCATTGATTTAGAGTCTCACGAGGAATTAGCTATAAAATATGGAATTAGATCTGTTCCAACTTTAATAGAAGAAAGATGTAATGAATTTAAGTCATATGTAGGATTAGATCAAATTCAAGAGTTTATTAAGAAAAATACTTGTTCTAAACCATGTTGTAAAGATAATTAA
- a CDS encoding GNAT family N-acetyltransferase, giving the protein MIRKAKKIDITKIMEIITATISEMKLYNNTQWDETYPQAINFSKDIEAGDLYVDELNNEIRGFVCVNYVEPTEYNCINWQSLEKAMVVHRMAVNSNFRNQGVGISLLKFSEELALKNGVSYLKTDTYSINDKMNSLFKKFGFRLAGEMEFLGKEKPFYCYDKIIKNIEEEIDGN; this is encoded by the coding sequence GTGATAAGAAAAGCAAAAAAAATAGATATTACAAAAATTATGGAAATTATAACAGCGACAATAAGTGAGATGAAGTTATATAATAATACTCAGTGGGATGAAACATATCCACAAGCGATAAATTTTTCAAAAGATATAGAGGCTGGAGATCTATATGTAGATGAGCTAAATAATGAAATAAGAGGATTTGTTTGTGTAAATTATGTTGAACCTACTGAATATAATTGTATCAATTGGCAATCTTTGGAAAAAGCTATGGTTGTTCATAGAATGGCAGTGAATTCAAATTTTAGAAATCAAGGAGTGGGAATCTCTTTGTTAAAATTTTCTGAAGAGTTAGCATTAAAAAATGGAGTTTCATATTTAAAAACAGATACATATTCAATAAATGATAAGATGAACTCTCTTTTTAAAAAATTTGGTTTCAGATTAGCTGGGGAGATGGAGTTTTTAGGAAAAGAGAAACCGTTTTATTGCTATGATAAAATAATAAAAAATATAGAGGAGGAGATTGATGGCAATTGA
- the add gene encoding adenosine deaminase has protein sequence MNFKKLPKIELHCHLDGSVRPETIIELAKTEGVDLPTSNIETIKNILIAPMECTSLNEYLQRFQVPVAIMQSKESLKRVAYELMEDSAKENIKYIEIRFAPLLHTDKGLSPEEIIQSVLEGIKDGEKNYDIKGNLILSFLRHMPAETIYDVIEVGKKYLGDGVVAIDLCSSEERGFCEKFIHPFSLGKEYGYNITIHAGETGIGENVLDAIQTLGAERIGHGIHIKNCKEAYELVKEKNIFLEMCPTSNVQTKAIESFDIHPILDFHRDGIKVTINTDNRTVSNTTLTNECHVIKENFEIDLDTYKNIYFNSVDAAFTDCQTKEKLKNLLKELD, from the coding sequence ATGAACTTTAAAAAGTTACCTAAAATAGAATTACACTGTCATTTAGATGGAAGTGTAAGACCTGAAACAATAATTGAATTAGCAAAAACAGAGGGTGTCGACCTACCCACTTCCAATATTGAAACAATAAAAAATATTTTAATTGCCCCTATGGAATGTACATCTTTAAACGAATATTTACAAAGATTCCAAGTTCCTGTAGCTATTATGCAATCAAAGGAAAGCTTAAAAAGAGTTGCATATGAGTTAATGGAGGATTCAGCAAAAGAAAATATAAAATATATAGAAATTAGATTTGCTCCATTACTACATACTGATAAAGGACTATCTCCTGAAGAGATCATTCAAAGTGTTTTAGAGGGAATAAAAGATGGCGAGAAAAATTATGATATAAAAGGGAATTTAATTCTATCATTTTTAAGACATATGCCTGCTGAGACAATTTATGATGTTATTGAAGTTGGAAAAAAATATTTAGGAGATGGAGTTGTAGCAATCGATCTTTGTTCTAGTGAAGAGAGAGGATTTTGTGAGAAGTTCATTCATCCATTTTCATTGGGAAAAGAATATGGATACAACATTACAATTCATGCTGGTGAAACTGGAATCGGTGAAAATGTTTTAGATGCAATTCAAACTCTTGGAGCAGAAAGAATTGGACATGGAATTCATATTAAAAATTGTAAAGAAGCTTATGAACTAGTAAAAGAAAAAAATATTTTTCTAGAGATGTGTCCAACTAGCAACGTTCAAACTAAAGCTATCGAATCATTTGATATTCATCCAATTTTAGACTTTCATAGGGATGGAATTAAAGTTACAATAAACACAGATAATAGAACTGTGTCAAACACAACTTTAACTAACGAGTGTCATGTTATAAAAGAAAATTTTGAAATTGATTTAGATACTTATAAAAATATTTATTTTAATAGTGTTGACGCAGCTTTCACAGATTGTCAAACTAAAGAAAAATTAAAAAATTTACTAAAAGAGCTAGATTAA
- a CDS encoding GNAT family N-acetyltransferase — protein sequence MQKIDVRDKIVSERLNFREITEEDFHLIFNILKDKEIMYAWGHGFSEDETQEWIKKNRIRYKSEGYSYFFVTEKKTGNFIGLIGPLIENIDGKKYIGVAYILDKKYWGFGYATEAVKACIKYSFDILKANKVIAEIRPENVNSCKVAERAGMKVEGKFVKVYKGENMLHLIYSILKENRNK from the coding sequence ATGCAAAAAATAGATGTTAGAGATAAAATAGTTAGTGAAAGATTAAACTTTCGAGAGATTACTGAGGAGGATTTTCATTTAATATTTAATATTTTAAAAGATAAAGAAATTATGTATGCATGGGGTCATGGATTTTCTGAAGATGAAACTCAAGAGTGGATTAAAAAAAATAGAATTCGTTATAAAAGTGAGGGGTATAGTTATTTTTTTGTTACAGAAAAGAAAACAGGAAATTTTATTGGACTCATTGGACCTTTGATAGAAAATATTGATGGTAAAAAATATATAGGAGTAGCTTATATATTGGATAAAAAGTATTGGGGATTTGGTTATGCTACAGAAGCAGTAAAGGCGTGTATAAAGTATTCCTTTGACATTCTAAAAGCAAATAAAGTAATTGCTGAAATTAGACCAGAAAATGTTAACTCTTGTAAAGTGGCTGAAAGAGCTGGGATGAAGGTTGAGGGAAAATTTGTAAAAGTTTATAAAGGGGAAAATATGTTACATTTAATTTATAGTATTTTAAAAGAAAATAGAAATAAATAA